Proteins encoded in a region of the Hippocampus zosterae strain Florida chromosome 11, ASM2543408v3, whole genome shotgun sequence genome:
- the LOC127610789 gene encoding uncharacterized protein LOC127610789, producing the protein MENTNDQPLQSQMWLLNPLYCLRVRCNIHQMTKTIPNETTLRENCCDTAGPSNIHQMTKTIPNETTLQENCCDTAGPGNIHQMTKTTPKEATLHELCCDSAGPSNIHQMTKTTPKEATLLEPCCDTAGPSKIHQMTKTTPKEATLLELCCDSAGPSNIHQMTKTTPKEATLPEPCCDSAGPSNIHQMTKTTPKEATLLEPCCDTAGPSKIHQMTKTTPKEATLLEPCCDTAGPSKKKKKKALSSKQGSESSRCSSDATGTPP; encoded by the exons ATGGAGAACACAA ATGACCAGCCTTTACAGTCACAGATGTGGCTCCTCAACCCTCTGTACTGCCTCAGAGTCAGAtgcaacatacaccag atgaccaagacaatacccaatgagactactttaagagaaaactgttgcgatactgctggtccaagcaacatacaccag atgaccaagacaatacccaatgagactactttacaagaaaactgttgcgatactgctggtccaggcaacattcaccag atgactaaGACAACACCGAAAGAGGCGACTTTACATGAACTCTGTTGTGAtagtgctggtccaagcaacataCATCAG atgactaagacaacacccaaagaggcgactttacttgaaccctgttgtgatactgctggtccaagcaaaatacatcag atgactaagacaacacccaaagaggcgactttacttgaactctgttgtgatagtgctggtccaagcaacataCATCAG atgaccaagacaacacccaaagaggcgactttacctgaaccctgttgtgatagtgctggtccaagcaatATACATCAG atgactaagacaacacccaaagaggcgactttacttgaaccctgttgtgatactgctggtccaagcaaaatacatcag atgaccaagacaacacccaaagaggcgactttacttgaaccctgttgtgatactgctggtccaagcaaaaaaaaaaaaaaaaaagctctgtcaTCCAAGCAGGGCTCGGAGTCAAGCCGCTGCTCCTCC GATGCCACCGGGACGCCTCCATGA